The Arachis ipaensis cultivar K30076 chromosome B03, Araip1.1, whole genome shotgun sequence region GATATCTATTGTTGTTTTAATCTCTTCATATTTCTCACTCACTCATTACTCTTATTGTTTTTAGATCCAGAATTCCAATCCAATTTCCTAACCGTTTTCGATTACTAACAAATTCAACTGTTTATAACGGCCAACGCCGGGATGGGTGAGGAAGTTAGGATGACCGACTACCAAGACGACGACCGAGTCGCCGACTGGGAATTGGGCCTTCCGGCGGTCCATGATCTCACCCCGCTCTCTCAGCTCTTGATCCCGCCGGAGCTCGCCTCCGCCTTCAGCATCTCGCCGGAGCCACACCGTTCCCTTGTCGACGTCAACCGCGCCTCAAAGAACACTCTCTCCACCCTCCGTACCGGCGTCAACGCCTTCTCCTCCTCCAACCTCAACCCCTTCCAAGACGAGGGAAACGATCCCGCCGGAGACGACGAGGAAGAGATCGTTCCGGACGGTTCGGGCTCCAATTCGAGGAAGCTCCGGAAGGTCGATTGTGCGGAGGAAGCGGATTCTGTGCCGCGCACCGACAGTGCCGCCGCCGTGAAGCGACCGAGGCTTGTGTGGACACCGCAGCTGCACAAGCGATTCGTGGACGTGGTGGCGCACCTAGGGATCAAGAACGCGGTGCCGAAGACGATCATGCAGCTTATGAACGTGGAAGGGTTGACCCGAGAGAACGTCGCCAGCCACCTCCAGAAGTATCGCCTCTATCTTAAGCGGATGCAAGGGCTCTCCGCCGACGGACCTTCTTCCTCCGACCACCTCTTCGCCTCCACGCCGGTTCCTCAAAGCCTCAACGACAGCGGCGGAGGAGGAGGAAGTGGCCACTCCCGTGGGAACGGGCACCTTCCGGTTCCGGTCCCGATGCATTATCCTCCGGCGGCGATGATGCCAATGCCGATGCTCGGCATGCCACATGGCTTTCATCATCACCATGTGTTGCAGCAGAGGGATTGGTCCTACCCACCACATGTCACTCCTAATGATAAATGAATCAACTGATAGAATTTTATTATCTCCGGTGATTGATCTTTGCTTCTAATTGAATCAACTTGTATTAGAATTTTGTTTTTCATCTTTTGTAGCACAATTGTATCGAGGGTATTATCGACAACTTATAAATGAGGAATTACTCTTATCATCCATCCTATGTGTTAAGACTTTATGGAGCTAGGNNNNNNNNNNNNNNNNNNNNNNNNNNNNNNNNNNNNNNNNNNNNNNNNNNNNNNNNNNNNNNNNNNNNNNNNNNNNNNNNNNNNNNNNNNNNNNNNNNNNNNNNNNNNNNNNNNNNNNNNNNNNNNNNNNNNNNNNNNNNNNNNNNNNNNNNNNNNNNNNNNNNNNNNNNNNNNNNNNNNNNNNNNNNNNNNNNNNNNNNNNNNNNNNNNNNNNNNNNNNNNNNNNNNNNNNNNNNNNATCGTTATGTAACATTTTTgattgaaataaataaacaaaaaacattATTTCCCTAAATATGCACTCCTGAAAATGGTTACTTAAATACGCAGTACCATATCTTGGCCACCACCCACGAAATGGATCCAAAGCTGACAGTAGAAGCGTTGACTACCATTTCAATCTTGCCACCCGCGAAATGGAGGACTGCACATCATTGGAGCCAACAGCGAAATGGCCACATCAAGGATGGCGCATGCGAATTGGAAGTGAGATCTTATTCCTTTGGTGTGAGATCGTAGATCTTTGGTGTCGGCGACCAATCGGTGAAGATGTCGCCGTCGAACAGGTTGCAGAACGGCGGCGGCGTCTGTGGCGGTGTCGGCATTAAGTATGGCGTTGAGGTATATAGCtacttcaatttttcttttttcatgttCTTATTGTGCATTATTTTCTTATGATTCTTAACTTGGGGTGCCTTAAATGTGGTAAAGTTTTACCCTTTTCTTCTGGGTTTTATTCTGAGgtcttattttcattttgtttacacccttttcttcaatattttttggTGTCCTGTGTTGTGCTTTTTTAAACTTATTTAAGTCTCTTTTATTTTGGGAATGATGGAAGGTTGTGTATGTttgatttgtttttgttttgttattcCAACAAACCGATCTGAAGGAACCATTTCCATTTGAGTTAAGTGGCTCGATTTCTGATTACTTATTTAATCAAAGTTTTCTCCTATGAGTTAATATTCTCCACTTTTGGGATTTGGGATTAGTGGAATGGCTATGCAGATGAGAATAACGATAGGTAGAAATTGTTTTGAAGTTGGGGCAGAACTTGAATTCATTTGATTTCCAACTGATTTGACTTTTCATTTTCCAaatattgtttatttttattcatttccAGTAACATACAAATTACTATTAGAGATACTGCATTATCATGAAGATATGGTAATATACAAAGTAGATGATTGTATAATGTGAAGACATGCCTATAAGGCTATAACAATGAAAGCGTCAGAAGTTTTTTACTTCTGGCCAGCAATGCATGGATGATTGCTTTTTGGGCTGTGATATCATGATACTGAACTCTCCTTATTCAGGTAGCTGATATCAAAAGGGTGAACGGGTTAGCCACGGATCTTCAAATCTTTGCACTGAAGACATTGAAAATTCCGTTACCGGGACGACATCCGCCATCCCCCTCTCCGACTTCGAGTGTACCTAATGGACATGCAAAGTTGGGGTACTACCATATACTCATGTATTGTGTTTTTTAATTCTTCCCATGTATCCGCCATTTACAGTTTGATGAAAATTCTTGCTGCTACTCTACATGGTTTTGCTTGTATCTTTTTTCTTTGGGGATGAGTTTTGTTTGATGTTCTAGGCTGTTGCTTCAATTCAAAATCTGTTGGTTTCACAAACTAATCTTTTTAGGATAAAATCATTGCAGGGATAATAGCTCGGAAAGAAGACCCCCACGTGCAGGTCAATACGGCATGAAGGAACCTCTACAATCCTTAAACCACCCAAGGAGAAGGTTTCTCCAGCCATGACCATTTTGCAGAAATACTATGGATTGAGTTCTTCTATAGCTAGAGATACATCTGAGACAGAATTGGCACTTTATGCATCTGATAATTCAGATCATTCTGGAGATGATTGGTTTCCCAAAACTTCACCAATTTCTGACCTTCGATCAAACCAGTACCCCAAGTCAACAAATTTAGTGTATGATTTATTGACAGGGAATGatgaaatgcatgagtatgtgccTCTTGCGGACATTGGAGATGTGGCCCAACTCGTGGATGCCAGAAGCGGGATGTTCCATTTCGCATGCGCTATCCTTGATGTGGCCATTTCGCTGCTGGCTCCAATGATGTGCAGTCCTCCATTTCGCGGGTGGCAGGATTGAAATGGTAGTCAACACTTCTGCTGTCAGCTTTGGATCTATTTCGTGGGGGGCATCTATGACATGGTTTGTAAACCCATTTCGTGGGTGGTGGCCAAGAAATGGTACTGCGTATTTAAGTAACCATTTTCAGGGATGCGTATTTAGGAAATaatgttttttgtttatttatttcaataaaaaagctTATGTTCTTGTGTGTACTAATTCCTGAATATGCTAACTCTCCTTTTCAGAACCAATGCAAAGTTGAATACTATGACATAGACACTGAACAGAACAACAGATAGAGGTGAAAAAGAAGATTTACATACGTTTTCATTGCACTCGCTTATAAACAATCATTTCATTTTATTATTAGCCATTCCTTCCCATAGCCCTTTGAACTTTTCTTGTTTAAGTGCTTATATGTACTTCTAACATTCATCTTAAAAACGAGATTAGATTGGTGTGCCTGCTCTTACTTCTCTTGGTGGTCATGGACTCATGGACATGTTACGAACTGATCAGCACGATTTAAGGTAACTTGGCATTTGTATATATTGATCACACTATGTAGGACTCTGACTCTCTGAGGAACACCAACTTACTCGGCTTGCAAGTTTTTTATGACCTCCTTATACCCGTTTTCTTTTACTCCTGCAGCTTA contains the following coding sequences:
- the LOC107629079 gene encoding transcription factor LUX-like; the protein is MGEEVRMTDYQDDDRVADWELGLPAVHDLTPLSQLLIPPELASAFSISPEPHRSLVDVNRASKNTLSTLRTGVNAFSSSNLNPFQDEGNDPAGDDEEEIVPDGSGSNSRKLRKVDCAEEADSVPRTDSAAAVKRPRLVWTPQLHKRFVDVVAHLGIKNAVPKTIMQLMNVEGLTRENVASHLQKYRLYLKRMQGLSADGPSSSDHLFASTPVPQSLNDSGGGGGSGHSRGNGHLPVPVPMHYPPAAMMPMPMLGMPHGFHHHHVLQQRDWSYPPHVTPNDK